The Acidimicrobiales bacterium genomic sequence GGCCGGCGCCTGCCCCTACGAAGTCCTCGACATCAGCCCGTGGGCGGAAGCCGCGTTCCGGCACTTTCTCCGCAACCCCTACGCCCAGCGGCTGCCCCGCAAGTTCAAGATCAACTTCTCGGGCTGCGTCACCGACTGCGGCCAGGCCATGTTCAACGACGCCGGCGTCATCGCCGTCAACCGCCCCAACGCCGACGGCACGCTCGAGGCCGGGTTCCGGGTGTTCTTCGCCGGCGGCCTGGGCGCCAACCCGCATCCCGCGGTGGCACTGGAGGAGTTCACCCGCCGCGAGGAGCTGATCCCCACCCTCGAGGCCCTCCTGCGCACCTTCGACCACTACGGCAACCGCGACAACAAGCTCCGGGCCCGCATGAAGTGGCTCGTCGACACCATGGGCGCCGACAAGGTCCGTGAGCGGATCCTGAAGGAGCGCAAGCTCCTCCTGGCCGCCACCACCTGGTCACCCGACCTCCCGCCCTACGTGGCCGACCACGGCGACGCCCCGGCCGGCACCTCCACCACCACCGCCCCCACGCCCATGGGCTGGGGGACGAACGTCGTGTTCACCAGCCGCGACCCCTACGGCCGGTGGGAGAACGCCAACGTCGTGCGCGGCGTGGCCAAGGGCACCGTGTCGGCCTATGCGTACGCCCGCCTCGGCGACATCACCTCCGACCAGTTCCGGGCCGTCGCCGCCCTCCAGCGCGAGCTGGGGGTCGAGGTGCGGGTCACGAACCGCCAGAACTTCGTCTTCCGCGATCTCACCGACGAGCAGCTCCCCACCCTCCACGCCCGCCTCGACGCCATCGGCATGGCCGAGCCCGGTGCCGAGCTGGCCCGCGACGTGGTGAGCTGCCCGGGCGCCGACACCTGCAACCTCGCCGTCACCCAGTCCCGCGGTCTGGCCGATGCCATCGGCTCCGCCCTGGAGGAAGCGGGGCTGGCCGACGTGGGCGGCGTGCGGATCAACATCTCGGGCTGCACCAACTCGTGCGGCCAGCACCACGTGGCCGACATCGGCTTCGTGGGGGTCGAGCGCCGGGCCCACAAGCGGTCCGCGCCGGGCTACCAGATGCTTCTCGGCGGCCACGTCGGCCTCGAGACCATCGAGTTCGGCCGCAAGGCCGTCCGCCTCCCTGCGAAGGCGGTGGGCCCAGCCACCGTGCGCGTCATCGGCCGGTTCGCCGCAGAGCGCGACGCGGGCGAGACGTTCACCACCTGGCTGGC encodes the following:
- a CDS encoding nitrite/sulfite reductase, translating into MSQTIDVEVGPGAISPEALADIEKFERMLARYLAGDLEEDRFRIFRLNNGIYGQRQGGHNQMVRVKAPYGALRPEQLEMLAHVGDTYSRGWGHITTRQNLQFHFVQLERVPDVLRDLASVGLTTREACGDTVRNITGCHLAGACPYEVLDISPWAEAAFRHFLRNPYAQRLPRKFKINFSGCVTDCGQAMFNDAGVIAVNRPNADGTLEAGFRVFFAGGLGANPHPAVALEEFTRREELIPTLEALLRTFDHYGNRDNKLRARMKWLVDTMGADKVRERILKERKLLLAATTWSPDLPPYVADHGDAPAGTSTTTAPTPMGWGTNVVFTSRDPYGRWENANVVRGVAKGTVSAYAYARLGDITSDQFRAVAALQRELGVEVRVTNRQNFVFRDLTDEQLPTLHARLDAIGMAEPGAELARDVVSCPGADTCNLAVTQSRGLADAIGSALEEAGLADVGGVRINISGCTNSCGQHHVADIGFVGVERRAHKRSAPGYQMLLGGHVGLETIEFGRKAVRLPAKAVGPATVRVIGRFAAERDAGETFTTWLARSGGADGVGATLQDLDLFPPFEEDPSFYVDYDEQGPYVSEVGVGECAGS